Proteins from one Lepidochelys kempii isolate rLepKem1 chromosome 6, rLepKem1.hap2, whole genome shotgun sequence genomic window:
- the LAT gene encoding linker for activation of T-cells family member 1 isoform X1 — protein MEAVSLAGVLWAFVLVLPAVLATALCIGCRDTGSPAHGAQAVGDYEYKPPPCVPPNSFMVLTRANYPSRNQIKQQPVAPAEQFLSIPRSPQAPQSRQVSFTRTETDNDSVPSYENEERPRGDDDDDNDYNNELYITGYVEVLPDSITETSPKEVVTSGPELRDSVSSVAMGDEYENMPEAQRESLADSLEYVNMPEPGSSIPDAHYGASNRESEDDGPDYENLHS, from the exons ATGGAGGCCGTCTCTCTGGCCGGGGTGCTCTGGGCCTTTGTGCTGGTTCTCCCGGCAGTGCTGGCCACCGCTCTCTGCATTGGCTGCCGGGACACCGGCTCCCCTG CCCACGGTGCCCAGGCGGTGGGGGACTACGAGTACAA accCCCACCTTGTGTCCCCCCCAACAGCTTCATGGTGCTGACCCGAGCCAACT aTCCCTCCAGGAACCAGATCAAACAGCAACCGGTGGCTCCCGCTGAGCAGTTCCTGTCCATCCC GCGATCCCCACAGGCACCCCAGAGCCGCCAAGTCTCCTTCACCAGGACAGAGACCGACAACG acAGCGTCCCCAGCTACGAGAATGAGG AGCGACCCCGTGGGGATGACGACGACGACAATGACTATAACAACGAGCTCTACATCACCGGCTACGT gGAGGTGCTTCCCGACAGCATCACGGAGACGTCCCCCAAAGAGGTGGTCACCTCGGGGCCAGAGCTCAGGGACAGCGTGTCCTCAG TGGCAATGGGGGATGAGTACGAGAACATGCCGGAGGCCCAGAGGGAGTCGCTGG CTGACAGCCTGGAGTACGTCAACATGCCAGAGCCTGGATCCAGCATCCCTGACGCCCACTatg GCGCCAGCAACCGGGAGAGCGAGGACGACGGCCCCGACTATGAGAACCTGCACAGCTGA
- the LOC140912241 gene encoding uncharacterized protein isoform X3: protein MSDEDEDDFQFPPAPRTESRQTPVFESLKQARESGTDVDSHGSYVNINSEENYVNLEGAEGGSSEEKEKEYLEVLPLEAERTRPHKQKGPSRGKASLDEQTADSDYVNVP from the exons ATGTCAG ACGAGGACGAGGACGATTTCCAGTTTC CTCCTGCCCCGCGGACAGAGTCGCGGCAGACCCC GGTCTTTGAGTCCCTGAAGCAGGCCCGGGAATCTGGCACTG ACGTGGACAGCCACGGGAGCTACGTGAACATCA actcaGAGGAGAACTATGTGAATCTGGAGGGAGCCGAGGGGGGAA GCTCcgaggagaaggaaaaggagtatCT GGAGGTGCTTCCATTGGAGGCCGAGAGAACCAGGCCCCACAAGCAGAAAGGCCCCAGTCGCGGCAAGG CCTCGCTGGATGAGCAGACGGCTGACTCCGACTATGTCAACGTGCCGTAG
- the LOC140912241 gene encoding uncharacterized protein isoform X2 translates to MSDEDEDDFQFPPAPRTESRQTPVFESLKQARESGTDVDSHGSYVNIRRCFHWRPREPGPTSRKAPVAARPRWMSRRLTPTMSTCRSRVGLGTGRLQLCPPAGPSLGLRVGALGRGRSTTHVQYLGEPQLRSCGPRRPTAQGLGSPAGPSRLPHSTGAGLLGKGLSNLNTRSGLARAARSGRRAAEGICPALCRRGEGTDLSSSPRLPRA, encoded by the exons ATGTCAG ACGAGGACGAGGACGATTTCCAGTTTC CTCCTGCCCCGCGGACAGAGTCGCGGCAGACCCC GGTCTTTGAGTCCCTGAAGCAGGCCCGGGAATCTGGCACTG ACGTGGACAGCCACGGGAGCTACGTGAACATCA GGAGGTGCTTCCATTGGAGGCCGAGAGAACCAGGCCCCACAAGCAGAAAGGCCCCAGTCGCGGCAAGG CCTCGCTGGATGAGCAGACGGCTGACTCCGACTATGTCAACGTGCCGTAGCCGTGTGGGGCTGGGGACCGGCCGCCTGCAGCtctgccccccggcaggtccctccctggggctgcgggtgggggctCTTGGGAGGGGGCGCAGCACGACCCATGTTCAGTACCTGGGAGAGCCCCAGCTAAGGAGCTGTGGTCCTCGCCGCCCcacagcacaggggctgggctcCCCAGCGGGGCCAAGCCGGCTGCCCcacagcacaggggctgggctcTTGGGGAAAGGGCTCTCTAATTTGAACACCAGGTCTGGCTTGGCCCGTGCGGCCCGGTCCGGAAGGCGAGCTGCAGAGGGGAtttgcccagccctgtgcaggaggGGGGAAGGCACAGACCTATCGTCTTCCCCACGCCTCCCCCGGGCCTAA
- the LOC140912241 gene encoding uncharacterized protein isoform X1 → MSDEDEDDFQFPPAPRTESRQTPVFESLKQARESGTDVDSHGSYVNINSEENYVNLEGAEGGRRCFHWRPREPGPTSRKAPVAARPRWMSRRLTPTMSTCRSRVGLGTGRLQLCPPAGPSLGLRVGALGRGRSTTHVQYLGEPQLRSCGPRRPTAQGLGSPAGPSRLPHSTGAGLLGKGLSNLNTRSGLARAARSGRRAAEGICPALCRRGEGTDLSSSPRLPRA, encoded by the exons ATGTCAG ACGAGGACGAGGACGATTTCCAGTTTC CTCCTGCCCCGCGGACAGAGTCGCGGCAGACCCC GGTCTTTGAGTCCCTGAAGCAGGCCCGGGAATCTGGCACTG ACGTGGACAGCCACGGGAGCTACGTGAACATCA actcaGAGGAGAACTATGTGAATCTGGAGGGAGCCGAGGGGGGAA GGAGGTGCTTCCATTGGAGGCCGAGAGAACCAGGCCCCACAAGCAGAAAGGCCCCAGTCGCGGCAAGG CCTCGCTGGATGAGCAGACGGCTGACTCCGACTATGTCAACGTGCCGTAGCCGTGTGGGGCTGGGGACCGGCCGCCTGCAGCtctgccccccggcaggtccctccctggggctgcgggtgggggctCTTGGGAGGGGGCGCAGCACGACCCATGTTCAGTACCTGGGAGAGCCCCAGCTAAGGAGCTGTGGTCCTCGCCGCCCcacagcacaggggctgggctcCCCAGCGGGGCCAAGCCGGCTGCCCcacagcacaggggctgggctcTTGGGGAAAGGGCTCTCTAATTTGAACACCAGGTCTGGCTTGGCCCGTGCGGCCCGGTCCGGAAGGCGAGCTGCAGAGGGGAtttgcccagccctgtgcaggaggGGGGAAGGCACAGACCTATCGTCTTCCCCACGCCTCCCCCGGGCCTAA
- the LOC140912241 gene encoding uncharacterized protein isoform X4, producing the protein MSDEDEDDFQFPPAPRTESRQTPVFESLKQARESGTDVDSHGSYVNISSEEKEKEYLEVLPLEAERTRPHKQKGPSRGKASLDEQTADSDYVNVP; encoded by the exons ATGTCAG ACGAGGACGAGGACGATTTCCAGTTTC CTCCTGCCCCGCGGACAGAGTCGCGGCAGACCCC GGTCTTTGAGTCCCTGAAGCAGGCCCGGGAATCTGGCACTG ACGTGGACAGCCACGGGAGCTACGTGAACATCA GCTCcgaggagaaggaaaaggagtatCT GGAGGTGCTTCCATTGGAGGCCGAGAGAACCAGGCCCCACAAGCAGAAAGGCCCCAGTCGCGGCAAGG CCTCGCTGGATGAGCAGACGGCTGACTCCGACTATGTCAACGTGCCGTAG
- the LAT gene encoding linker for activation of T-cells family member 1 isoform X2, translated as MEAVSLAGVLWAFVLVLPAVLATALCIGCRDTGSPAHGAQAVGDYEYKPPPCVPPNSFMVLTRANYPSRNQIKQQPVAPAEQFLSIPRSPQAPQSRQVSFTRTETDNERPRGDDDDDNDYNNELYITGYVEVLPDSITETSPKEVVTSGPELRDSVSSVAMGDEYENMPEAQRESLADSLEYVNMPEPGSSIPDAHYGASNRESEDDGPDYENLHS; from the exons ATGGAGGCCGTCTCTCTGGCCGGGGTGCTCTGGGCCTTTGTGCTGGTTCTCCCGGCAGTGCTGGCCACCGCTCTCTGCATTGGCTGCCGGGACACCGGCTCCCCTG CCCACGGTGCCCAGGCGGTGGGGGACTACGAGTACAA accCCCACCTTGTGTCCCCCCCAACAGCTTCATGGTGCTGACCCGAGCCAACT aTCCCTCCAGGAACCAGATCAAACAGCAACCGGTGGCTCCCGCTGAGCAGTTCCTGTCCATCCC GCGATCCCCACAGGCACCCCAGAGCCGCCAAGTCTCCTTCACCAGGACAGAGACCGACAACG AGCGACCCCGTGGGGATGACGACGACGACAATGACTATAACAACGAGCTCTACATCACCGGCTACGT gGAGGTGCTTCCCGACAGCATCACGGAGACGTCCCCCAAAGAGGTGGTCACCTCGGGGCCAGAGCTCAGGGACAGCGTGTCCTCAG TGGCAATGGGGGATGAGTACGAGAACATGCCGGAGGCCCAGAGGGAGTCGCTGG CTGACAGCCTGGAGTACGTCAACATGCCAGAGCCTGGATCCAGCATCCCTGACGCCCACTatg GCGCCAGCAACCGGGAGAGCGAGGACGACGGCCCCGACTATGAGAACCTGCACAGCTGA